CCCGACCATGAAGGACGTGGCCGCACGGGCCGGTGTAGGGCTCAAGACGGTCTCGCGCGTCGTGAACAGCGAGGCGGGTGTGACGCCGGAGACCGAACACCGGGTCCGGGAGGCCATCGAGGCGCTCGGCTTCCGCCGCAACGACAGCGCACGCGTGCTGCGCAAGGGCCGCACCTCAAGCATCGGCCTGGTCCTGGAGGACCTCGCCGACCCGTTCTACGGCCCCCTCAGCCGCGCCGTGGAGGAGGTCGCCCGGGCCAACGGCGCCCTGCTCATCAACGGTTCCAGCGCGGAGGACCCGGAGCGGGAGCAGGAACTGGTGCTGGCACTGTGTGCCCGGCGCGTGGACGGGCTGGTGGTCATTCCCGCCGGTGACGACCACCGTTATCTGGAGCCCGAGTTGAAGGCCGGCGTCGCCACGGTGTTCGTGGACCGTCCGGCGGGCCGGATCGACGCCGACGTGGTCCTGTCCGACAACTTCGGCGGCGCCCGCGACGGCGTGGCCCACCTGATCGCCCACGGCCACCGGCGGATCGGCTTCATCGGTGACATGCCTCGCATCCACACGGCCGCCGAGCGGCTGCGCGGGTACCAGGCCGCCATGGAGGACGCCGGCATAGAGGTGGCGGACGCCTGGACATCGCTCGGGATCACCGACCCGGAGCGGGTGCGCCGGGCGGCCGAGAAAATGCTCTCCGGGCCCTCCCCCGTCACCGCGATCTTCGCGGGCAACAACCGGGTGACGGTCACCGTGGTCCGCGTCCTCGCCGAACACACCCGCCGGGTAGCCTTCGTCGGCTTCGACGACATCGAACTCGCCGACCTGCTCCAGCCGGGCGTCACCGTCGTCGCCCAGGACGCGGCGACCCTCGGCCGCACGGCCGCGGAGCGGTTGTTCCGCCAGCTGGACGGCACGCTGCTGTCGCCGGAGCGGATCGAACTCCCGACGCGGTTGATCACCCGCGGCTCCGGTGAACTGCCGCCGACGGACTGAGCAGCGGATGCGGGACGTCACCCTGGAGGCCCTCGGCCTGGCCGGGGCGCCCCGCGAACACCCGTTGCGCTACCCCGGCGTCTGGCCGCCGGACTCCGCGCTCCTCGACGGCGACCGGCTGTTGCCCCTCGACCGCCTGACCCACGAGGACCGGGTCCCCGTCCTCGCGGTCGGCTCCAATGCCAGTCCGGGTCAACTGCGGCACAAGATGGCCGAGTTCGGGATCACCTCACCGATCCCGATGGTGAAGACGCGGGTGAGCGGCGTCGGCATCGGCGTCTCCGCGCATGTGAGCCGCATGGGATACGTGTCCGCGTCCCCCTTCCATGCCCCGGACGCCGTACGGGAGTTGTTCGTCATCTGGCTGGACGCCGAGCAGCTCACGGTCGTCGACGCGAGCGAGGGGGTACCGCTGCCGAACGGCAACTACGCCCGCGCCCTGCTGCCCGCGCCCGAGGTGCGGGTCGAGCTGCCCGACGGCATGGCACTGCCGGGCGTGCACGCGTACGTCAACCGCCACGGCGTCCTGCACGACGGCACCGGCGCTCCCCGCACCCATCCCGGCCAGCGGGAGCTGCTGACCGAACTCCTCGTGGAATCAGCCCGGTTGAGGGAGTTGTTCGGCATCACACCCGAGGAGTTCGTGGCACGGGCCCGCGCCGACCACCTGCTGTGCGAGGCGGGCACCCGGCTGTTCGCCGACGAGAAGCGGGTGGCGGAGTCGGGCCTGGAGCCGTTCCTGAGGGTTCAGCAGACCGGGAGCCCCGGCACGGCCTCGTCGTTGTTCCCGCCCTTGATGTAGACGACGCTGACATAGACACCGGTGTTGCCGCTGTCGTCGTCCGTCTTCGCCCACCACACGTTGGTCCACTCGCCGGACGTCTCGCGGCGGCCCAGGTTCGACTGGCAGTAGAAGTAGTTGGTGCCCTTGTAGAGAACGCCGGCCTCGGCGCCGGACGCGGTGTAGGACGTGGCGGTCTTCCAGACGGTGCAGTTGTACTTACCGCCGCCGACGGCGGTGCAGGCCGGGGTCGGCTCCGGGGTACTGGAGGCGCCGCCGTCCCCGGTGCCCCCGGTCCCGGTGCCGCCCGAGCCGCCGTCTCCGGAGGTGCCGCCCGAGCCGCCACCCGAGGTGCCGCCGCCCGCGGAGTTCGCGGTGGAGGTCGCGGAGGCGGGGCTCGAGGGTTCGGAGCCGTCCTTCCCGCCGGACGTCTCCTTCCCGCTCGGGGTCTTCTTGGCACCCTTGCCCGTCGGCTCAGGGCTGCTGGAGCGGTCGGCCTCGGTGCGGGGGGACGATGAGGCCGTCGCGCTGGTGCCGGACGCGGACGGGCGGACGTCGGCTTCGGCGTTGCCCGTGTTGTTCAGCAGCACCACGGCGGTTCCCGCCACCGCCAGGACAACGGTGACGGCCGCCGCGACGAGCAGTGCGCGCCCGTTGCGGCGGGGTGGGTCGGAGACACCCATGAGGCCCGTCGGGGGCTGCTCCGGGGAGACGTGGGGGCCGAAGCCGTGGACGGGGAGACCGGGCTGTCCTGGAGTACCGCCGTGGGCGGCGGGCGCCCCGAAAGCCTGGGCACCGACCGCGGCCTGCCCCGGGGTGTCGAACCCGGTTGCGGCCGCGGGCTCCGCCGGCTGGGGGGACCCCGCACCTGCCGGGCCCGCCATCCGGAAGCCCGGCGGCAGCAGCGGAGTGTCGGGGGCCGACTCCGGTTCCGCCCGTCCGGCCGGAGCCGCCGGGTTCCGCAGAGTCGTCGTAGCGCTGTCCGTCTTGGCGCTGTCCGTAGTGGCGCTGTCCGTCCCTGCCGCGTCCGCCACCGCCTGCAGCAGCTCGCGGGCCTCCTCGGCGCCCGGACGGGCCTCCGCACGCTTGTCCAGCAGACGCTCCAGGACGGGACCGAGGGCTCCGGCGCGGTGGGCCGCGGGGAGCGGTTCGCCGACGATCGCGGTGAGCGTGGAGAACGTCGACGTACGGCGGAACGGCGAGGCGCCCTCGACGGCCGCGTACAGCGTGGCCCCCAGGGCCCATACGTCGGAGGCCGGGCCGGGATCGGCGCCCTGGGCCCGCTCGGGCGCCATGTAGTCCAGGGAGCCGACGAGATGACCGGTGCGGGTGAGCTGGGTCGCCGCGCCGTCGCCCGGGTCGTCCATGGTGGCGATGCCGAAGTCGGTCAGCAGGACGCGGCCGGAGCGGTCGAGCAGGATGTTGCCGGGCTTGACGTCCCGGTGCAGCACGCCGGCTTGGTGGGCGGCGGCCAGCGCGTCCATGACCTTGGCGCCGATCCCGGCCACCTCACGCGGGTCGAGAGGGCCGCGCTCGCGCAGCACCGCGTCCAGGGACGGTCCGTCGACCAGCTCCATGACGATCAGTGGACGTCCGTCGATCTCGCCCACGTCGTGCACCGCGACGACACCGGGATGCCGGACCCGGGCCGCGGCACGGGCCTCGCGCTGCATCCGCAGCCGCAAATCGGCGAGTTCGGGGCCGTCCGCGTCGGTGTAGGTGCGCAGTTCCTTGACCGCGACCTCACGGCCGAGCACCTCGTCGACGGCCCGCCAGACCACTCCCATGCCGCCACGCCCGAGCTGGGCCACGACGCGATAGCGCCCGGCCAGCAAGCGACCGGTCTCGTCCTGGCCCTTCCCGTTGGTCTCCCCCGAAGACACAGCTGCCCCGTTCCTGTGAACACGTCAATGCGTGCGGTACAGACTACGGGGCACGAGTGACAACTCCAGTCGGCGGTTGCAACCGTGACAGGTCCGCTACTTCTGCGGCTTTTTCGTGGAAACGGTCAGGTCACCGCGCCGAGGTGCCGCATAGCTCTCCAGGTCGGCCCGGGTCAGACCGGCCAGCCGGGCCACCTCGGCGATGTCGAGGGCACCGCAGTCGAGGCCGCGCAGCAGGTAGCCGCTGAGCGCCTTGGCGGTGGCGGGTTCGTCCATGACGTCGCCGCCCGCGCGGTTGGCGTAGCGGGCGAGACGGCCGGCGGCCTGCTCGAAGCCCTCGCGGTAGAAGGCGAACACGGCCGCGTACCGGGTGGGGATGTGGCCGGGGTGCATGTCCCAGCCCTGGTAGTAGGCGCGGGCCAGCGCCCGGCGCGTCAGTCCGTAGTGCAGCCGCCAGGCGTCGTGGACCTTCGCCGTGGGCCCGACCGGCAGGACGTTGGTGGAGCCGTCGGACACCCGTACGCCGGTGCCCGCGGCCGCGATCTGCATGACCGCTTTGGCGTGGTCGGCGGCGGGATGGTCGCTGGCCTGGTGGGCGGCGGAGACGCCGAGGCAGGCGCTGTAGTCGAAGGTGCCGTAGTGCAGTCCGGTGGCGCGGCCCTCGGCGGCCTGGATCATCCGGGCGACGGTGGCGGTGCCGTCGGTGGCGAGCACGGCCTGGCTGGTCTCGATCTGGATCTCGAATCCGAGGCGGCCGGGGTCCAGCCCGTGCGCTTTCTCGAAGGCCTCCAGGAGCCGAACGAACGCACTGACCTGCTCGGCGTATGTCACCTTCGGCAGGGTCAGCACCAGCCCCTCGGGCAGGCCGCCCGCCGCCATGAGGCCGGTGAGGAAGACGTCGAGGGTGCGGATGCCGCGGTCCCGGACGGCCGCCTCCATGCACTTCATGCGGATGCCCATGTACGGGGCCGCGGTGCCGTTGTCGTACGCCTCGGCGATCAGCCGGGCCGCGCGGGCCGCCGCCTCGTCCTCCTCGGCGTCCGGACGCGGGCCGTAGCCGTCCTCGAAGTCGACGCGCAGGTCCTCGATCGGCTCGTGCTCCAGCTTGGCCCGTACGCGCGTGTGGACCGGCTCGGCGAGTTCGTCGGACAGCCCGAGCACGGCGGCGAAGGACGCGGCGTCCGGGGCGTGTTCGTCCAGGGCGGCGAGAGCCCGGTCGCCCCAGGAGCGGACGGTGTCGGCGGCGAAGACGTCACCGGGGACGTAGACGGTGTGTACGGGCTGTCGGGTACCGGGGTCTCCGGGGTAGCGGCGCTCCAGTTCGGCGTCGACCGGCGCGAGGGAGGCGCTGATCTCCTCGCTCACGGCACCCGCGAGGCTCGTCGCCACCTTCTCCTGCTGGCCCTGACCCATCCCGCATCCTCCTGTTTTCCGCTCTACGGAATCAACAATCCGTAGAGCGAAGTTATCCGCGAATCTTCCCGACGGTCAACACCCCGTCCACGGCGTGAGCCGCCAGGTTCACCCAGGATGCCGAGAACCCCTACGCCGTCTTCCACAGTCCG
This is a stretch of genomic DNA from Streptomyces sp. NBC_00285. It encodes these proteins:
- a CDS encoding LacI family DNA-binding transcriptional regulator; the encoded protein is MPDTHSRADRHSATRYGNRPTMKDVAARAGVGLKTVSRVVNSEAGVTPETEHRVREAIEALGFRRNDSARVLRKGRTSSIGLVLEDLADPFYGPLSRAVEEVARANGALLINGSSAEDPEREQELVLALCARRVDGLVVIPAGDDHRYLEPELKAGVATVFVDRPAGRIDADVVLSDNFGGARDGVAHLIAHGHRRIGFIGDMPRIHTAAERLRGYQAAMEDAGIEVADAWTSLGITDPERVRRAAEKMLSGPSPVTAIFAGNNRVTVTVVRVLAEHTRRVAFVGFDDIELADLLQPGVTVVAQDAATLGRTAAERLFRQLDGTLLSPERIELPTRLITRGSGELPPTD
- a CDS encoding serine/threonine-protein kinase, which encodes MSSGETNGKGQDETGRLLAGRYRVVAQLGRGGMGVVWRAVDEVLGREVAVKELRTYTDADGPELADLRLRMQREARAAARVRHPGVVAVHDVGEIDGRPLIVMELVDGPSLDAVLRERGPLDPREVAGIGAKVMDALAAAHQAGVLHRDVKPGNILLDRSGRVLLTDFGIATMDDPGDGAATQLTRTGHLVGSLDYMAPERAQGADPGPASDVWALGATLYAAVEGASPFRRTSTFSTLTAIVGEPLPAAHRAGALGPVLERLLDKRAEARPGAEEARELLQAVADAAGTDSATTDSAKTDSATTTLRNPAAPAGRAEPESAPDTPLLPPGFRMAGPAGAGSPQPAEPAAATGFDTPGQAAVGAQAFGAPAAHGGTPGQPGLPVHGFGPHVSPEQPPTGLMGVSDPPRRNGRALLVAAAVTVVLAVAGTAVVLLNNTGNAEADVRPSASGTSATASSSPRTEADRSSSPEPTGKGAKKTPSGKETSGGKDGSEPSSPASATSTANSAGGGTSGGGSGGTSGDGGSGGTGTGGTGDGGASSTPEPTPACTAVGGGKYNCTVWKTATSYTASGAEAGVLYKGTNYFYCQSNLGRRETSGEWTNVWWAKTDDDSGNTGVYVSVVYIKGGNNDEAVPGLPVC
- a CDS encoding DUF6986 family protein translates to MGQGQQEKVATSLAGAVSEEISASLAPVDAELERRYPGDPGTRQPVHTVYVPGDVFAADTVRSWGDRALAALDEHAPDAASFAAVLGLSDELAEPVHTRVRAKLEHEPIEDLRVDFEDGYGPRPDAEEDEAAARAARLIAEAYDNGTAAPYMGIRMKCMEAAVRDRGIRTLDVFLTGLMAAGGLPEGLVLTLPKVTYAEQVSAFVRLLEAFEKAHGLDPGRLGFEIQIETSQAVLATDGTATVARMIQAAEGRATGLHYGTFDYSACLGVSAAHQASDHPAADHAKAVMQIAAAGTGVRVSDGSTNVLPVGPTAKVHDAWRLHYGLTRRALARAYYQGWDMHPGHIPTRYAAVFAFYREGFEQAAGRLARYANRAGGDVMDEPATAKALSGYLLRGLDCGALDIAEVARLAGLTRADLESYAAPRRGDLTVSTKKPQK